The Petropleomorpha daqingensis genome includes a window with the following:
- a CDS encoding cation diffusion facilitator family transporter, with the protein MKKIAFPQVGAEDGAPAAGLERFAWLSIAAAVVTIALKTGAFALTGSVGLLSDAAESLVNLGAAVIALVSLRVAARPPDYNHDYGHGKAEYFSAGAEGLMIFVAAAVILYSAVHRLLHPVALESLGWGLLISTAASVINGVVGVVLIRAGRAHRSVTLTADGRHLMTDVVTSAGVIVGVLLVALTGWAPLDPLVAIAVGLNILVTGYRLISSSVTSLLDAALPPSDLAALHAALDGVRSPEVDFGEIRTRESGRQRFVSLTVRLPGDWTVERAHEVTDRVERAIGQGLPGAQVQTHVAPA; encoded by the coding sequence GTGAAGAAGATCGCGTTCCCGCAGGTCGGCGCGGAGGACGGAGCGCCGGCGGCCGGCCTCGAGCGGTTCGCCTGGCTGTCGATCGCCGCCGCCGTCGTCACCATCGCGCTGAAGACCGGCGCCTTCGCGCTCACCGGCTCGGTCGGCCTGCTCTCCGACGCCGCCGAGTCGCTGGTCAACCTGGGCGCCGCGGTGATCGCGCTGGTCTCCCTGCGGGTGGCCGCGCGCCCGCCCGACTACAACCACGACTACGGGCACGGCAAGGCCGAGTACTTCTCGGCGGGCGCCGAGGGCCTGATGATCTTCGTGGCGGCGGCGGTGATCCTCTACAGCGCCGTCCACCGGCTGCTGCACCCCGTCGCACTGGAGAGCCTCGGCTGGGGCCTGCTCATCTCCACCGCCGCTTCGGTGATCAACGGCGTGGTCGGGGTGGTGCTGATCCGCGCCGGGCGGGCGCACCGCTCGGTCACCTTGACCGCCGACGGTCGCCACCTGATGACCGACGTCGTCACCTCGGCGGGGGTGATCGTGGGCGTGCTGCTGGTCGCGCTCACGGGGTGGGCGCCGCTCGACCCGCTGGTCGCCATCGCCGTGGGCCTGAACATCCTCGTCACCGGCTACCGGCTGATCTCCAGCTCGGTGACCTCGCTGCTGGACGCGGCGCTGCCGCCGTCGGACCTGGCCGCGCTGCACGCCGCGCTCGACGGGGTGCGCTCGCCGGAGGTCGACTTCGGCGAGATCCGCACCCGCGAGTCAGGCCGGCAGCGGTTCGTCTCGCTCACCGTCCGGCTGCCGGGCGACTGGACCGTCGAGCGCGCCCACGAGGTGACCGACCGCGTCGAACGGGCGATCGGCCAGGGCCTGCCGGGCGCGCAGGTGCAGACGCACGTCGCCCCCGCATAG
- a CDS encoding S1 family peptidase translates to MRIRILTVLAAVVTLLGITTNAQAIKGGVADAGQHPYVGQLLFYQPDEVDPRFTDPGGWFNCTGTLVNPTTVVTAGHCTFGTGLNGRPAPANTAGNDVWISFAEVPNYSILPPSSGFVPGNNAGRYTAWSRALNNSSEWVRATAHPHPQYDDAQFFTHDLGVLTLSRPVTMPQYGQVAAQNQLDRLYAANKQQLYTAVGYGLEGSGPKKSFGGDTRRRADLRLVDLNGVGGNGKGVSAKFSNNANTGGTCFGDSGGPIFVAGSRTLVAVNSYATNSSCAGTTGAYRIDQPDDLRFLATFGVRPAA, encoded by the coding sequence ATGCGGATACGGATCCTGACCGTCCTGGCAGCGGTGGTCACGCTGCTGGGGATCACGACGAACGCCCAGGCCATCAAGGGCGGCGTGGCCGACGCCGGCCAGCACCCCTACGTCGGGCAGCTGCTCTTCTACCAGCCCGACGAGGTCGACCCCCGGTTCACCGACCCGGGCGGCTGGTTCAACTGCACGGGCACGCTCGTGAACCCGACGACCGTGGTCACCGCCGGGCACTGCACGTTCGGCACCGGCCTCAACGGCCGGCCGGCTCCGGCGAACACGGCCGGCAACGACGTCTGGATCAGCTTCGCGGAGGTCCCGAACTACTCGATCCTGCCGCCGAGCTCGGGCTTCGTCCCCGGGAACAACGCCGGCCGGTACACGGCCTGGTCCCGGGCGCTGAACAACTCCTCCGAGTGGGTCCGCGCCACCGCCCACCCGCACCCGCAGTACGACGACGCGCAGTTCTTCACGCACGACCTCGGGGTGCTGACGCTGAGCCGGCCGGTGACCATGCCGCAGTACGGGCAGGTCGCCGCGCAGAACCAGCTGGACCGCCTCTACGCGGCCAACAAGCAGCAGCTCTACACCGCGGTCGGGTACGGGCTCGAGGGCTCGGGTCCGAAGAAGTCCTTCGGCGGGGACACCCGGCGCCGGGCGGACCTGCGGCTGGTCGACCTGAACGGGGTGGGCGGCAACGGCAAGGGGGTCTCGGCGAAGTTCTCGAACAACGCCAACACCGGCGGCACCTGCTTCGGTGACTCGGGCGGCCCGATCTTCGTCGCCGGCAGCCGCACGCTGGTCGCGGTGAACTCCTACGCGACGAATTCTTCGTGCGCGGGCACGACCGGCGCCTACCGGATCGACCAGCCCGACGACCTGCGGTTCCTGGCGACGTTCGGCGTCCGCCCGGCTGCCTGA
- the ppk2 gene encoding polyphosphate kinase 2: MTQQLRFTPIDGQPGELIDLRQWRLNSLPDENSDEDWDDDRELFGPDGLRVETWREGYPYDDRMQRREYEIIKRRLQIELLKLQGWVKDTGQKIVIVFEGRDAAGKGGTIKRFTEHLNPRGARVVALDKPSEREQTQWYFQRYVAHLPAGGEIVLFDRSWYNRAGVERVMGYCTEEQYQQFLRQAPLFERMLVRSDIALVKLWFSVSRGEQISRFIVRQIDPVRQWKLSPTDLASLDKWDAYTDAKEAMFLHTDTADAPWTVIKSNDKKRARLEAMRFVLSRFEYTGKDADAVGVPDPRIVGSAADVLEDDAVGS; this comes from the coding sequence GTGACGCAGCAGCTCCGATTCACCCCGATCGACGGCCAGCCCGGCGAACTGATCGACCTGCGCCAGTGGCGGCTCAACAGCCTGCCCGACGAGAACTCCGACGAGGACTGGGACGACGACCGCGAGCTCTTCGGCCCTGACGGGCTGCGGGTCGAGACCTGGCGCGAGGGCTATCCGTACGACGACCGGATGCAGCGCCGCGAGTACGAGATCATCAAGCGCCGGCTGCAGATCGAGCTGCTCAAGCTGCAGGGCTGGGTCAAGGACACCGGGCAGAAGATCGTCATCGTCTTCGAGGGCCGCGACGCCGCCGGCAAGGGCGGCACGATCAAGCGGTTCACCGAGCACCTCAATCCCCGTGGCGCGCGGGTGGTCGCGCTGGACAAGCCGAGCGAGCGCGAGCAGACCCAGTGGTACTTCCAGCGCTACGTGGCCCACCTGCCGGCCGGCGGGGAGATCGTGCTGTTCGACCGCTCCTGGTACAACCGCGCCGGCGTCGAGCGGGTCATGGGCTACTGCACCGAGGAGCAGTACCAGCAGTTCCTGCGCCAGGCGCCGCTGTTCGAGCGGATGCTGGTGCGCAGCGACATCGCGCTGGTCAAGCTGTGGTTCTCGGTCTCGCGCGGCGAGCAGATCAGCCGGTTCATCGTCCGGCAGATCGACCCGGTGCGGCAGTGGAAGCTCTCGCCGACCGACCTCGCCTCCCTGGACAAGTGGGACGCCTACACCGACGCCAAGGAGGCGATGTTCCTGCACACGGACACCGCCGACGCTCCGTGGACGGTGATCAAGAGCAACGACAAGAAGCGGGCCCGGCTGGAGGCCATGCGTTTCGTGCTGTCGCGTTTCGAGTACACGGGCAAGGACGCCGACGCGGTCGGGGTGCCCGATCCGCGGATCGTCGGCTCCGCGGCCGACGTCCTGGAGGACGACGCCGTCGGCTCCTAG
- a CDS encoding alpha/beta fold hydrolase produces the protein MPPPLVRESRVVHGHRRAFVRAGDGPPLLLLHGIGNSAQTWAGVMDKLAAEHTVLAPDLLGHGSSDKPRGDYSIAGYANGMRDLLSVLDLETVTVVGHSLGGGIALQFAYQFPERCERLVLVGSGGLGPELSVGLRAATLPGAEAVLTALAGVSGALRTGLWAVREFGTAAGWRQVRDLAEAGDALLGLKDVEARRAFLRTLRGVVDGRGQAVTALDRLYLANAIPMLVVWGSRDPIVPTAHAETVRTLVPTARVEVFDGAGHWPHLDDPDRFCEVLLDFVATTSPACHDRASWRALLAGNPEGVPGWAAS, from the coding sequence ATGCCTCCGCCACTGGTCCGGGAGAGCCGTGTCGTGCACGGTCACCGGCGTGCGTTCGTCCGCGCCGGCGACGGACCGCCGCTGCTCCTGCTGCACGGCATCGGCAACAGCGCGCAGACCTGGGCCGGCGTGATGGACAAGCTCGCGGCGGAGCACACCGTGCTCGCGCCGGACCTGCTCGGCCACGGCTCGTCGGACAAGCCGCGCGGTGACTACTCGATCGCGGGCTACGCCAACGGCATGCGCGATCTGCTCAGCGTGCTCGATCTCGAGACGGTCACGGTCGTCGGTCACTCGCTCGGCGGGGGCATCGCGCTGCAGTTCGCCTACCAGTTCCCCGAGCGCTGCGAGCGGCTGGTGCTGGTCGGCAGCGGCGGACTCGGCCCGGAGCTCTCGGTCGGGCTGCGGGCGGCCACGCTGCCCGGCGCCGAGGCGGTGCTCACCGCCCTCGCCGGCGTCTCCGGGGCCCTGCGGACGGGGCTGTGGGCGGTGCGCGAGTTCGGGACGGCTGCCGGGTGGCGGCAGGTCCGCGACCTGGCCGAGGCCGGCGACGCGCTGCTCGGACTCAAGGACGTCGAGGCCCGCCGCGCCTTCCTGCGCACCCTGCGCGGCGTGGTCGACGGCCGCGGGCAGGCGGTCACCGCTCTCGACCGGCTCTACCTGGCCAACGCGATCCCGATGCTGGTGGTCTGGGGCAGCCGCGATCCGATCGTGCCGACCGCCCACGCCGAGACGGTGCGCACGCTCGTGCCCACCGCTCGCGTCGAGGTGTTCGACGGCGCCGGGCACTGGCCGCACCTCGACGACCCCGACCGCTTCTGCGAGGTGCTGCTCGACTTCGTCGCCACCACGTCCCCGGCCTGCCACGACCGCGCCAGCTGGCGGGCGCTGCTGGCGGGCAATCCGGAGGGCGTTCCCGGCTGGGCGGCGTCCTGA
- a CDS encoding NAD(P)/FAD-dependent oxidoreductase — protein MERWDVVVVGGGPAGAAAALAVVRTGARVLVLDRADFPRDKVCGDAVAPEAFDVLAGLGVDVAPLTEGYPPVPRLSLRSPGGATVERATQRPAYVIPREVLDARLLGVAVSADAEFRRQLVRRVEPRADGVVVDGSLEARVLVGADGAESVVRRALGLGAHAPGRLAVAIRGYAPTTEDGALRLVTTAQRWPAYAWSFPIGDGRANVGYGELVSGGATRAQLVEGLRRLLPDAEPDALRAHRLPLSTGRRRQPDGRVLLAGDAAGLINPLTGEGIFYAVLSGALAGRAAAHGAGAGAELRSSLDRRLGAHLRSTSTASQLSRWPRLMDAAFRAAAADQQVFDDVVDLGLADGRLTARTLAAAVRRLR, from the coding sequence GTGGAGCGCTGGGACGTCGTGGTCGTCGGCGGCGGGCCCGCGGGTGCGGCCGCCGCGCTGGCCGTCGTCCGTACCGGCGCGCGCGTGCTGGTGCTCGACCGCGCCGACTTCCCGCGGGACAAGGTGTGCGGTGACGCCGTCGCCCCGGAGGCGTTCGACGTCCTGGCCGGGCTCGGGGTGGACGTCGCTCCGCTGACCGAGGGCTACCCGCCGGTGCCGCGGCTGTCGCTGCGCTCCCCCGGCGGCGCGACCGTCGAGCGCGCCACGCAGCGCCCGGCGTACGTGATCCCGCGCGAGGTGCTCGACGCCCGGCTGCTGGGGGTGGCCGTCTCCGCGGACGCGGAGTTCCGGCGACAACTCGTCCGTCGCGTCGAGCCGAGGGCGGACGGCGTCGTCGTCGACGGCTCGCTGGAGGCCCGCGTGCTGGTCGGCGCCGACGGCGCGGAGTCCGTCGTCCGCCGTGCGCTGGGGCTGGGTGCCCACGCGCCCGGCCGGCTGGCCGTCGCGATCCGCGGCTACGCCCCGACCACGGAGGACGGCGCCCTCCGGCTGGTGACGACGGCGCAGCGGTGGCCGGCCTACGCCTGGTCGTTCCCGATCGGCGACGGACGGGCCAACGTCGGCTACGGCGAGCTGGTCTCCGGCGGGGCCACTCGCGCCCAATTGGTCGAGGGGCTGCGCCGGTTGCTGCCTGACGCCGAACCCGACGCCCTGCGCGCGCACCGGCTGCCGCTGTCGACCGGCCGCCGACGGCAGCCCGACGGGCGGGTGCTGCTCGCCGGGGACGCCGCCGGGCTGATCAACCCGCTGACCGGCGAGGGGATCTTCTACGCCGTCCTCTCCGGCGCGCTGGCCGGCCGGGCCGCGGCGCACGGAGCGGGCGCCGGGGCCGAGCTGCGAAGTTCGCTGGATCGCCGGCTCGGGGCGCACCTGCGGTCGACGTCGACGGCCTCGCAGCTCTCGCGCTGGCCGCGGCTGATGGACGCCGCGTTCCGCGCCGCGGCCGCCGACCAGCAGGTCTTCGACGACGTGGTGGACCTGGGGCTCGCCGACGGACGGCTGACCGCGAGGACTCTCGCGGCCGCCGTCCGCCGGCTCCGGTGA
- a CDS encoding TIGR00730 family Rossman fold protein, protein MRVAVFTGSQSGPSSHREAAAAFAADLARAGVGIVYGGGHVGLMGVVADAALEAGGEVVGVIPQHLVDDELAHPGLPQLEVVASMHERKARMAELADVFVALPGAAGTLEELFEAWTWGMLGLHAKPTVLLDVDGFWQPLLTQLRRMVDDGYLDRRRLDALGVVTSAAQLLDFVDGYEHPARKWTAPPPPAA, encoded by the coding sequence GTGCGCGTCGCGGTCTTCACCGGCTCGCAGTCCGGTCCGTCGTCCCACCGCGAGGCGGCGGCGGCCTTCGCCGCCGACCTCGCGCGGGCCGGGGTCGGCATCGTCTACGGCGGCGGCCACGTCGGGCTGATGGGCGTCGTCGCCGACGCCGCGCTCGAGGCCGGCGGCGAGGTGGTCGGGGTGATCCCGCAGCACCTCGTGGACGACGAGCTGGCCCACCCGGGGCTGCCGCAGCTGGAGGTCGTCGCCTCCATGCACGAGCGCAAGGCGCGCATGGCGGAGCTGGCCGACGTCTTCGTCGCGCTGCCCGGGGCCGCCGGCACGCTCGAGGAGCTGTTCGAGGCCTGGACCTGGGGCATGCTCGGGCTGCACGCCAAGCCGACGGTGCTGCTCGACGTCGACGGGTTCTGGCAGCCGCTGCTGACCCAGCTGCGCCGCATGGTCGACGACGGCTACCTCGACCGGCGCCGGCTCGACGCGCTGGGCGTCGTCACCTCGGCGGCGCAGCTGCTGGACTTCGTCGACGGCTACGAGCACCCCGCCCGCAAGTGGACCGCCCCGCCCCCACCCGCCGCCTGA
- a CDS encoding NUDIX domain-containing protein: MPFTSTDGWTVCALGHRHWGRAGAAGLFLHRDGADGAEVLLQHRAAWSHHGDTWGTPGGALHAAESAEQGALREAREELGLLPDDVVLGAWSVDDHGGWSYTTVLARPARALEPADLRLDGESNGVAWVALRRLDEVPLHPGLAASLPRLEALLREVGADF; encoded by the coding sequence GTGCCCTTCACCTCGACCGACGGCTGGACGGTCTGCGCGCTCGGGCACCGGCACTGGGGCCGGGCCGGCGCGGCCGGGCTGTTCCTGCACCGCGACGGCGCCGACGGCGCGGAGGTGCTGCTGCAGCACCGGGCCGCCTGGTCGCACCACGGCGACACGTGGGGGACGCCGGGGGGCGCGCTGCACGCCGCGGAGTCGGCCGAGCAGGGCGCGCTGCGCGAGGCCCGCGAGGAGCTCGGGCTGCTCCCGGACGACGTCGTCCTCGGGGCCTGGTCGGTCGACGACCACGGCGGGTGGTCGTACACGACCGTGCTGGCGCGGCCGGCCCGCGCGCTCGAGCCGGCCGACCTGCGCCTGGACGGCGAGAGCAACGGGGTGGCGTGGGTGGCGCTGCGCCGCCTGGACGAGGTGCCGTTGCACCCCGGGCTGGCCGCGTCGCTGCCCCGGCTGGAGGCGTTGCTGCGCGAGGTCGGCGCCGACTTCTGA
- a CDS encoding 1,4-dihydroxy-2-naphthoyl-CoA synthase — protein MTARDDVSEIFDSAAWRPVEGFDFADLTYHRAVDAGVVRIAFDRPDVRNAFRPHTVDELITALDHARLSTDVGCVILTGNGPSSKDGGWAFCSGGDQRVRGKYGYEHSAGSSGRLHVLEAQRLIRFMPKVVICVVPGWAAGGGHSLHVVSDLTLASAEHARFKQTDADVGSFDGGFGSAYLARQVGQKFAREIFFLGDEYTADDAHRMGMVNKVVPHAELERTALDWGRRIVAKSPTAQRMLKYSFNLIDDGLVGQQLFAGETTRLAYMAEEAVEGRDAFLEKRDPDFTRFPWHV, from the coding sequence ATGACCGCCCGCGACGACGTCTCCGAGATCTTCGACAGCGCGGCGTGGCGCCCCGTGGAGGGCTTCGACTTCGCCGACCTCACCTACCACCGCGCCGTGGACGCCGGCGTCGTCCGGATCGCCTTCGACCGCCCCGACGTCCGCAACGCCTTCCGGCCGCATACCGTCGACGAGCTGATCACCGCCCTGGACCACGCGCGGCTGTCCACCGACGTCGGCTGCGTGATCCTCACCGGCAACGGGCCGTCGTCCAAGGACGGCGGCTGGGCGTTCTGCTCGGGCGGCGACCAGCGGGTACGGGGGAAGTACGGCTACGAGCACTCCGCCGGCTCGAGCGGCCGGCTGCACGTGCTCGAGGCGCAGCGGCTGATCCGGTTCATGCCGAAGGTGGTCATCTGCGTCGTCCCGGGGTGGGCGGCCGGCGGCGGGCACAGCCTGCACGTCGTCTCCGACCTGACCCTGGCCAGCGCCGAGCACGCGCGGTTCAAGCAGACCGACGCCGACGTCGGCAGCTTCGACGGCGGGTTCGGCTCGGCGTACCTGGCCCGTCAGGTGGGGCAGAAGTTCGCGCGCGAGATCTTCTTCCTCGGCGACGAGTACACCGCCGACGACGCGCACCGCATGGGCATGGTCAACAAGGTCGTGCCGCACGCCGAGCTCGAGCGGACCGCGCTGGACTGGGGCCGGCGCATCGTCGCGAAGAGCCCGACCGCGCAGCGGATGCTCAAGTACTCGTTCAACCTGATCGACGACGGCCTGGTCGGTCAGCAGCTGTTCGCCGGCGAGACGACCCGGCTGGCCTACATGGCCGAGGAGGCGGTGGAGGGCCGCGACGCCTTCCTCGAGAAGCGCGACCCGGACTTCACCCGTTTCCCCTGGCATGTGTGA
- a CDS encoding PH domain-containing protein, translating to MVDASWQPDPSGAHELRYWNGTDWTEHVSDQGTTGQAPLAAPLPPPLPAPATPPPPPLPADAPAPGAAPAAPAGKLGWKDRLKQAADQGKAMAEQGKAKLAEQSAKRTEQWATDPSTLWFGESKNATGVAKARYRITKDRIWIESGVLGTRSESVPMWAVRDMDVRQAVWQRGKDVGDVVLNLEDPAYGAHQDMFNLTGAPESGTTNGQVVLDNIDGPYAVHDLLAPLVSEARHKKTIERQSSYVHMQPPYGAPVAPPAPAPAAPAAPQVDLADQLRKLGELRDAGLLTDDEFAVQKAKLLA from the coding sequence ATGGTGGACGCGAGCTGGCAGCCGGATCCGAGCGGAGCGCACGAGCTCCGGTACTGGAACGGCACCGACTGGACCGAGCACGTCTCGGACCAGGGGACGACGGGCCAGGCCCCGCTCGCCGCGCCGCTGCCCCCACCGCTGCCGGCGCCGGCCACGCCGCCGCCTCCGCCCCTCCCCGCCGACGCCCCCGCTCCCGGCGCCGCGCCCGCCGCGCCGGCCGGGAAGCTGGGCTGGAAGGACCGCCTGAAGCAGGCCGCCGACCAGGGCAAGGCGATGGCCGAGCAGGGCAAGGCGAAGCTGGCCGAGCAGTCCGCGAAGCGCACCGAGCAGTGGGCCACCGACCCGAGCACGCTGTGGTTCGGCGAGAGCAAGAACGCGACCGGCGTGGCCAAGGCGCGCTACCGGATCACCAAGGACCGCATCTGGATCGAGAGCGGCGTGCTCGGCACCCGCTCCGAGAGCGTGCCGATGTGGGCCGTCCGCGACATGGACGTGCGGCAGGCCGTCTGGCAGCGCGGCAAGGACGTCGGCGACGTCGTCCTCAACCTGGAGGACCCCGCCTACGGGGCGCACCAGGACATGTTCAACCTGACCGGGGCGCCGGAGTCCGGGACGACCAACGGCCAGGTGGTGCTCGACAACATCGACGGGCCCTACGCCGTCCACGACCTGCTCGCGCCGCTGGTGAGCGAGGCGCGGCACAAGAAGACGATCGAGCGGCAGTCGTCGTACGTGCACATGCAGCCGCCGTACGGCGCGCCGGTCGCCCCGCCGGCCCCGGCGCCGGCCGCTCCGGCAGCGCCCCAGGTGGACCTGGCCGACCAGCTGCGCAAGCTCGGCGAGCTGCGCGACGCCGGCCTCCTCACCGACGACGAGTTCGCCGTCCAGAAGGCCAAGCTCCTCGCCTGA
- a CDS encoding GPR1/FUN34/YaaH family transporter, with product MSQTIDSPAGSVTQEVPGPRVPTESVPEAVAAAPEPAPVGDPGVIGLPAFLVGAIALALVLVGFVPPAAGAASIPIIMSATSVGLLIATIWAARLGQNAVAGVYGAFAGFWLSYAALVLGLGHNWFAIATGAAARSQELFLIAWLVIFALLTLGGLRLPAVYPVLFALVVVVIVLVLVGTSAPSVAALKTAGYVLFVIIAMGAYLFVNSMSTATGGRALPLGPPILK from the coding sequence ATGAGCCAGACCATCGACAGTCCCGCCGGATCGGTCACCCAGGAGGTCCCGGGTCCCCGCGTCCCCACGGAGTCCGTCCCCGAGGCGGTGGCGGCCGCGCCCGAACCGGCACCCGTGGGCGATCCCGGCGTGATCGGCCTGCCCGCCTTCCTGGTCGGCGCCATCGCCCTCGCGCTGGTGCTGGTGGGGTTCGTGCCGCCGGCCGCCGGCGCCGCCTCGATCCCGATCATCATGAGCGCCACCTCGGTGGGCCTGCTGATCGCGACCATCTGGGCGGCGCGGCTCGGGCAGAACGCGGTCGCCGGGGTCTACGGCGCCTTCGCCGGCTTCTGGCTGAGCTACGCGGCGCTGGTGCTCGGCCTCGGGCACAACTGGTTCGCCATCGCCACGGGCGCCGCGGCCCGCAGCCAGGAGCTGTTCCTCATCGCCTGGCTGGTGATCTTCGCCCTGCTCACGCTCGGCGGGCTGCGGCTGCCGGCGGTCTACCCCGTGCTGTTCGCGCTGGTGGTCGTGGTCATCGTGCTGGTGCTGGTCGGCACGTCCGCCCCCAGCGTCGCGGCGCTCAAGACGGCGGGCTACGTGCTCTTCGTGATCATCGCGATGGGCGCGTACCTGTTCGTGAACAGCATGAGCACGGCCACCGGTGGACGTGCCCTCCCGCTGGGGCCGCCCATCCTGAAGTGA
- a CDS encoding MaoC family dehydratase, whose protein sequence is MTTTTTLAELPGLVGQELGTSDWYEVTQEAVNQFADATGDHQWIHVDVERAKAESPFGGPIAHGFMTLSLLVPLASGTYKVSDAKMGVNYGLNKVRFPAPVPVGSKVRARVVLQDCQEIPGGVQNTLAVTVEREGGDKPVCIAEWVTRAYGG, encoded by the coding sequence ATGACCACGACGACGACCTTGGCGGAGCTGCCCGGCCTCGTGGGCCAGGAGCTGGGGACCAGCGACTGGTACGAGGTGACCCAGGAGGCGGTGAACCAGTTCGCCGACGCCACCGGGGACCACCAGTGGATCCACGTCGACGTCGAGCGCGCGAAGGCGGAGAGCCCCTTCGGCGGCCCGATCGCCCACGGGTTCATGACGCTGTCCCTGCTGGTGCCGCTGGCGTCCGGGACCTACAAGGTCAGCGACGCGAAGATGGGCGTGAACTACGGGCTGAACAAGGTGCGCTTCCCCGCGCCGGTGCCGGTGGGCTCGAAGGTCCGGGCGCGCGTCGTGCTGCAGGACTGCCAGGAGATCCCCGGCGGCGTGCAGAACACGCTGGCCGTCACGGTCGAGCGCGAGGGCGGCGACAAGCCGGTCTGCATCGCCGAGTGGGTCACCCGGGCGTACGGGGGCTGA
- a CDS encoding alkaline phosphatase, giving the protein MISSAFRRRAVPLGVAVALVGGTVALLPSAAEAHNGGGNHGAQSVIFINGDGMSAAHREALRLLAAGFDGDTAMDSLPVSGLEETDPRDPNAAITDSAAAATAWATGTKTFNGAISVDVNKKPLTTLGVEAKKAGKATGLVTTAQVTDASPAAFFSNVADRGQQSEIARQYIEVSKPDVILGGGEDRWYPTGTPGAYPDAPAEDPTEHSQSDKGNLVQEAQQRGYQYVSTAQQLNSVNPTRPVLGLFANEEMFQQKPEGQGDLYNPVVPLSTMTSKALQVLDKDKDGFFLFVEEEGVDEFAHQNNATRMLQAMQELDKAVQVARDYVARHPNTLLVVTGDHDCGGPTVEEATDTADESGDGTHISGEDGPFAIKGTNKQFVIDWTTTGHTGVPTVVTAQGPNSDQLEGYYPNTHIHDVLRTTLLGH; this is encoded by the coding sequence ATGATTTCGTCGGCGTTCCGCCGTCGCGCCGTCCCCCTGGGCGTGGCTGTCGCCCTGGTCGGCGGCACCGTCGCGCTGCTGCCCAGCGCGGCCGAGGCCCACAACGGGGGCGGCAACCACGGCGCCCAGAGCGTCATCTTCATCAACGGCGACGGCATGTCCGCCGCGCACCGCGAGGCCCTCCGCCTCCTGGCGGCCGGCTTCGACGGCGACACCGCGATGGACTCGCTGCCCGTCAGCGGACTGGAGGAGACCGACCCGCGCGACCCGAACGCCGCCATCACCGACTCGGCCGCCGCGGCGACCGCCTGGGCGACCGGCACGAAGACCTTCAACGGCGCGATCAGCGTCGACGTGAACAAGAAGCCGCTGACGACGCTCGGCGTCGAGGCGAAGAAGGCCGGCAAGGCCACCGGCCTGGTGACCACCGCGCAGGTGACCGACGCCTCCCCCGCGGCGTTCTTCTCCAACGTCGCCGACCGCGGCCAGCAGAGCGAGATCGCCCGGCAGTACATCGAGGTCTCCAAGCCCGACGTCATCCTCGGCGGCGGCGAGGACCGCTGGTACCCGACGGGCACCCCCGGCGCCTACCCCGACGCCCCGGCGGAGGACCCGACCGAGCACAGCCAGAGCGACAAGGGCAACCTCGTCCAGGAGGCCCAGCAGCGCGGCTACCAGTACGTCAGCACCGCCCAGCAGCTGAACTCGGTCAACCCGACCCGCCCGGTGCTCGGCCTGTTCGCCAACGAGGAGATGTTCCAGCAGAAGCCCGAGGGCCAGGGCGACCTCTACAACCCGGTGGTGCCGCTGTCGACCATGACGAGCAAGGCGCTGCAGGTCCTCGACAAGGACAAGGACGGCTTCTTCCTGTTCGTCGAGGAGGAGGGCGTCGACGAGTTCGCCCACCAGAACAACGCGACCCGCATGCTGCAGGCGATGCAGGAGCTCGACAAGGCGGTCCAGGTGGCGCGCGACTACGTCGCCCGGCACCCGAACACGCTGCTGGTCGTCACCGGTGACCACGACTGCGGCGGGCCCACCGTCGAGGAGGCCACGGACACCGCCGACGAGAGCGGCGACGGCACGCACATCTCGGGTGAGGACGGGCCCTTCGCCATCAAGGGCACCAACAAGCAGTTCGTCATCGACTGGACGACGACCGGCCACACCGGCGTCCCGACCGTCGTGACGGCGCAGGGCCCGAACAGCGACCAGCTCGAGGGCTACTACCCGAACACGCACATCCACGACGTCCTGCGCACCACCCTGCTCGGCCACTAA